From a single Halovulum dunhuangense genomic region:
- a CDS encoding molecular chaperone DjiA, with the protein MSIWQRIAELLKALASGESLASVFERLRTPPERSVAFTIAVISLAAKMAKADGHVTPNEVRAFREVFHIPPGDEAAAARVFNLARQDVAGFDIYAARIGAMFGEDKTILENLLEGLFHIATADGHFHDAEDAFLAEVTRAFGLEERVLRSVRARYVPGAAPDPYAVLGVDPDTPVTEIRARWRQLVRESHPDHLLARGVPEEAMVLANRKLAALNDAWREIQAEARVQ; encoded by the coding sequence ATGTCGATCTGGCAACGCATCGCGGAACTTCTGAAGGCACTCGCCAGCGGCGAGAGCCTGGCCAGCGTGTTCGAGCGGCTGCGCACGCCGCCCGAACGCTCGGTCGCCTTCACCATCGCGGTGATCTCGCTTGCGGCCAAGATGGCCAAGGCGGACGGGCATGTGACGCCCAACGAGGTGCGCGCCTTCCGCGAGGTGTTCCACATCCCGCCCGGCGACGAGGCGGCGGCGGCGCGGGTCTTCAACCTGGCGCGGCAGGACGTGGCGGGTTTCGACATCTATGCCGCGCGGATCGGCGCGATGTTCGGCGAGGACAAGACCATCCTGGAGAACCTGCTCGAGGGGCTGTTCCACATCGCCACCGCCGACGGGCACTTCCACGATGCCGAGGACGCTTTCCTGGCCGAGGTGACGCGCGCCTTCGGGCTGGAGGAGCGGGTGCTGCGCTCGGTCCGGGCGCGCTATGTGCCGGGGGCGGCGCCCGATCCCTATGCGGTGCTGGGCGTCGATCCGGACACGCCGGTGACGGAAATCCGCGCGCGCTGGCGGCAGCTGGTGCGCGAGAGCCATCCCGACCACCTGCTGGCGCGCGGCGTGCCGGAAGAGGCGATGGTTCTGGCCAACCGCAAGCTGGCGGCGCTGAACGACGCCTGGCGCGAGATACAGGCCGAGGCGCGGGTGCAGTGA
- a CDS encoding AAA+ family ATPase, with amino-acid sequence MRQMLFALPLACLAALPLAAQEPAEPPRESPQGTPVIPFLEEWSLRTEEMMRELMEEVGPDMQRMMAEIMPRLQELAETLGGLSNYEMPEVLPNGDIIIRRKSDAPPLPEDLPRDEGGVIDL; translated from the coding sequence ATGAGACAGATGCTTTTCGCCCTGCCCCTTGCATGTCTTGCCGCCCTGCCGCTGGCCGCGCAGGAGCCGGCGGAACCGCCGCGGGAAAGCCCGCAGGGCACGCCGGTCATCCCCTTCCTGGAAGAGTGGTCCCTGCGCACCGAGGAGATGATGCGCGAGTTGATGGAGGAAGTCGGCCCCGACATGCAGCGCATGATGGCCGAGATCATGCCCAGGTTGCAGGAGTTGGCCGAAACGCTTGGCGGGCTTTCGAATTACGAGATGCCCGAAGTGCTGCCCAATGGCGACATCATCATCCGGCGCAAGTCCGACGCGCCCCCCCTGCCCGAGGATCTGCCGCGCGACGAAGGCGGCGTGATCGATCTCTGA
- a CDS encoding M3 family oligoendopeptidase yields the protein MKQATAHPVPVFDAKDPAAALAALGVLPEWDLTDLYASDEAPELERDLDWLDDECAAFAQAYEGKIDGLTAAGLLTCIHRYERIRQVTGRIMSYAGLRYAQDTTDAGRSKFYSDMQGRVNDATTALVFFSLELNRLPEETLAAHLDADADLARYRPVLDRIRAMKPYQLSDELEKFLHDQGVVGASAWVRLFDETMAGLTFEVDGETLPLEATLDLLTDHDRARRETGARALAEVFAANVKLFARITNTLAKEKEIEDRWRKLPSPQMARHLSNDVEPEVVEALRDAVVAAYPRLSHRYYALKAKWLGLDKLEVWDRNAPLPLKEPQTIGWQAAKDTVMEAYAGFDPRMADLAAPFFEKGWIDAPAKPGKSPGAFAHPTVTDAHPYVLLNYLGKPRDVMTLAHELGHGVHQRLAAAQGELLSDTPLTLAETASVFGEMLTFRKMLAEAPDQATRKTLLAGKVEDMINTVVRQIAFYDFECRLHEARSEGELTPDQINAIWMAVSHESLGPVFNFMEGYETFWSYIPHFIHSPFYVYAYAFGDGLVNALYAVYAEGDAGFQDKYFEMLKAGGSKHHKALLAPFGLDASDPCFWDKGLSMIEGFIDELEAMEA from the coding sequence ATGAAACAAGCGACCGCCCATCCCGTACCCGTGTTCGACGCGAAGGATCCCGCCGCCGCGCTGGCTGCACTTGGGGTCCTGCCCGAATGGGATCTGACCGATCTCTATGCCTCCGACGAGGCGCCGGAACTCGAGCGCGACCTGGACTGGCTGGATGACGAGTGCGCGGCCTTTGCCCAGGCCTACGAGGGCAAGATCGACGGGCTGACCGCGGCGGGGCTTCTGACCTGCATCCACCGCTATGAAAGGATCCGGCAGGTGACCGGGCGGATCATGTCCTATGCCGGGCTGCGCTATGCGCAGGACACCACCGATGCGGGGCGGTCGAAGTTCTATTCCGACATGCAGGGCAGGGTGAACGACGCGACGACGGCGCTGGTGTTCTTCTCGCTTGAGCTGAACCGCCTGCCCGAGGAGACGCTTGCAGCCCATCTGGATGCGGATGCCGATCTGGCGCGCTACCGCCCGGTGCTCGACCGGATCCGGGCGATGAAGCCCTACCAGCTGTCCGACGAGCTGGAGAAGTTCCTGCACGACCAGGGCGTGGTGGGTGCGTCGGCCTGGGTGCGGCTTTTCGACGAGACGATGGCCGGGCTGACCTTCGAGGTGGATGGCGAGACGCTGCCGCTGGAGGCGACGCTCGACCTGCTGACCGACCATGACCGCGCCCGGCGCGAGACCGGCGCCCGCGCGCTGGCAGAGGTGTTCGCGGCGAACGTGAAGCTGTTCGCCCGGATCACCAACACGCTGGCCAAGGAAAAGGAGATCGAGGACCGCTGGCGCAAGCTGCCCAGCCCGCAGATGGCGCGCCACCTGTCGAACGACGTGGAGCCGGAAGTGGTGGAGGCGCTGCGCGACGCGGTGGTCGCCGCCTATCCGCGCCTGTCGCATCGGTATTACGCGCTCAAGGCGAAGTGGCTGGGGCTCGACAAGCTGGAGGTCTGGGACCGCAACGCACCCCTGCCCTTGAAGGAGCCGCAGACGATCGGCTGGCAGGCCGCGAAGGACACCGTGATGGAGGCCTATGCCGGCTTCGATCCGCGCATGGCCGACCTGGCCGCGCCCTTCTTCGAGAAGGGCTGGATCGACGCGCCCGCCAAGCCCGGCAAGTCGCCCGGCGCCTTTGCGCACCCGACGGTGACGGACGCGCATCCCTATGTGCTGCTGAACTATCTGGGCAAGCCGCGGGACGTGATGACGCTGGCCCATGAGCTGGGCCACGGCGTGCACCAGCGGCTGGCGGCGGCGCAGGGCGAGCTTCTGTCCGACACGCCGCTGACGCTGGCGGAAACCGCAAGCGTGTTCGGCGAGATGCTGACCTTCCGCAAGATGCTGGCGGAAGCCCCCGACCAGGCCACGCGCAAGACGCTGCTGGCGGGCAAGGTCGAGGACATGATCAACACGGTCGTGCGCCAGATCGCTTTCTACGATTTCGAGTGCCGCCTGCACGAAGCCCGGTCAGAGGGCGAACTGACGCCGGACCAGATCAACGCGATCTGGATGGCGGTGAGCCATGAAAGCCTGGGGCCGGTCTTCAACTTCATGGAGGGATACGAGACCTTCTGGTCCTATATCCCGCATTTCATCCACTCGCCCTTCTACGTCTATGCCTACGCCTTCGGCGACGGGCTGGTGAACGCGCTCTATGCCGTCTACGCCGAGGGCGATGCCGGCTTCCAGGACAAGTATTTCGAGATGCTGAAGGCGGGCGGATCCAAGCACCACAAGGCGCTGCTCGCCCCCTTCGGGCTGGACGCGTCGGACCCGTGCTTCTGGGACAAGGGCCTGTCGATGATCGAGGGCTTCATCGACGAGCTGGAGGCGATGGAAGCCTGA
- a CDS encoding GNAT family N-acetyltransferase: protein MPLIRPARPEDAAPIAAIWNPVIRETTITFTTDEKSEAGLAAAINPEAWRVVEEDRKVAGFGCVFQFRNGPGYRHAGEFTLILAPAQRGRGTGAALMAALEGAARDCGHHALVAGVSAENGAGLRFFGRQGYREVGRLPEVGRKFDRWLDLVLLQKLL from the coding sequence ATGCCCCTTATCCGCCCTGCCCGCCCCGAGGATGCCGCGCCCATCGCGGCGATCTGGAACCCGGTGATCCGCGAGACGACCATCACCTTTACCACCGACGAAAAGTCTGAGGCCGGGCTTGCGGCCGCGATCAACCCCGAGGCCTGGCGCGTGGTCGAGGAGGATCGAAAGGTTGCCGGTTTCGGCTGCGTGTTCCAGTTCCGCAACGGGCCCGGCTATCGCCACGCGGGCGAGTTCACGCTGATCCTTGCGCCGGCGCAGCGCGGCAGGGGCACCGGGGCGGCCCTGATGGCGGCGCTGGAAGGGGCGGCGCGGGACTGCGGCCATCATGCGCTGGTCGCGGGCGTTTCGGCCGAGAATGGCGCCGGCCTGCGCTTTTTCGGGCGGCAGGGCTACCGCGAGGTCGGGCGGCTGCCGGAAGTCGGGCGCAAGTTCGACCGCTGGCTGGACCTGGTCCTGTTGCAGAAACTGCTCTGA
- a CDS encoding ABC transporter ATP-binding protein, protein MSALLEVRDLTVTFAQDGKTVPAVRGISFEVRTGETVALVGESGSGKSVSALSTVRLLPDSATLGGSVTYDGQEMLTASDATLRKVRGNDVSFIFQEPMTSLNPLHTLERQLGEALALHQGLRKEAARARSVELLARVGIDDPETRLTAYPHQLSGGQRQRVMIAMALANGPKLLIADEPTTALDVTIEAQILELIAEVQRAEGMAMLFITHDLGIVRKIADRVCVMQDGQIVEQGPTAEIFANPQHPYTIKLLSAEPKGAPEPVAGDPPEVVRTEDLRVWFPIRRGLLRRTVGHIKAVNAASISVRAGETLGIVGESGSGKTTLALAIMRLISSEGPIVFMGRNVDGLRNRELRPLRADIQMVFQDPFGSLSPRMTVGQIIAEGLTVHERPGKPRELVAAIMAEVGLDPAAMDRYPHEFSGGQRQRIAIARAMILQPKLVVLDEPTSALDMTVQVQIVELLRSLQRRHGLAYIFISHDLRVVRALSHRVVVMKQGDVVEQGSGAEIFETPRNPYTRTLLEAAFGKGVSRSA, encoded by the coding sequence ATGAGCGCGCTTCTCGAGGTCCGCGACCTGACCGTCACCTTCGCCCAGGACGGCAAGACGGTGCCGGCGGTGCGCGGCATCAGCTTCGAGGTGCGCACCGGCGAGACGGTGGCGCTGGTGGGCGAGTCGGGTTCCGGCAAGTCGGTCTCGGCGCTCTCGACCGTGCGGCTGCTGCCCGACAGCGCGACATTGGGCGGCAGCGTCACCTATGACGGGCAGGAGATGCTGACAGCATCGGACGCCACCCTGCGCAAGGTGCGCGGCAACGACGTCAGCTTCATCTTCCAGGAGCCCATGACTTCGCTCAACCCGCTTCACACGCTTGAGCGGCAACTGGGCGAGGCGCTGGCGCTGCACCAGGGCCTGCGCAAGGAGGCGGCGCGCGCCCGCTCGGTCGAGCTGCTGGCGCGCGTCGGCATCGACGATCCGGAAACCCGCCTCACCGCCTATCCGCACCAGTTGTCGGGCGGGCAGCGGCAGCGGGTGATGATCGCCATGGCGCTGGCGAACGGCCCGAAGCTGCTGATCGCGGACGAGCCCACCACCGCGCTCGACGTGACGATCGAGGCGCAGATCCTCGAGCTGATCGCCGAGGTGCAGCGCGCCGAGGGGATGGCGATGCTGTTCATCACCCATGACCTGGGCATCGTGCGCAAGATCGCAGACCGGGTCTGCGTGATGCAGGACGGGCAGATCGTGGAACAGGGCCCCACCGCCGAGATCTTTGCCAACCCCCAGCACCCCTACACGATCAAGCTGCTGAGCGCCGAGCCGAAGGGCGCGCCCGAGCCGGTCGCCGGCGACCCGCCCGAGGTGGTGCGCACCGAGGATCTGCGCGTATGGTTCCCGATCCGGCGCGGCCTTCTGCGCAGGACGGTGGGCCACATCAAGGCGGTGAACGCGGCCAGCATCAGCGTGCGCGCCGGCGAGACGCTGGGCATCGTGGGCGAGTCGGGCTCGGGCAAGACGACGCTCGCGCTGGCCATCATGCGGCTGATCTCGTCCGAGGGGCCGATCGTGTTCATGGGCCGCAACGTGGACGGGCTCAGGAACCGCGAGTTGCGCCCGCTGCGCGCCGACATCCAGATGGTGTTCCAGGATCCCTTCGGGTCGCTCAGCCCGCGCATGACCGTGGGCCAGATCATCGCCGAGGGGCTGACGGTGCACGAACGCCCCGGCAAGCCGCGCGAGCTGGTGGCCGCGATCATGGCCGAGGTGGGGCTCGACCCGGCCGCGATGGACCGCTACCCGCACGAATTCTCCGGCGGGCAGCGTCAGCGCATCGCCATCGCGCGGGCGATGATCCTGCAACCGAAGCTGGTGGTGCTGGACGAACCGACCTCGGCGCTCGACATGACGGTGCAGGTGCAGATCGTGGAATTGCTGCGCAGCCTGCAACGCCGGCACGGGCTGGCCTATATCTTCATCAGCCACGACCTGCGGGTGGTGCGCGCGCTCAGCCACCGGGTCGTCGTGATGAAGCAGGGCGACGTGGTGGAACAGGGCAGCGGGGCCGAGATCTTCGAAACCCCCCGCAACCCCTACACGCGCACCCTGCTGGAGGCGGCCTTCGGCAAGGGCGTCTCGCGCAGCGCCTGA
- a CDS encoding ABC transporter permease, protein MLRLDPLNQRRWRNFRNNRRAYWSLIIFSVLFVLCLFAELIANDKPLLVSYRGDLYTPVFTFYPETTFGGDFATAPDYLDPVIGCLIETGGLEACFDDPEGVRMEAASGSFEGQAVESGWMLWPPIPYSFNTINYDVERAPSPPDANHWLGTDDQTRDVLARVIYGFRISVIFALVVTFCSSVMGVAAGAVQGYFGGWLDLIFQRLIEIWAATPALYVIIIMGAIFTMNFTLLTVLIVLFSWTALVGVVRAEFLRARNFEYVRAARALGVSDGTIMFRHVLPNAMVATVTLLPFLITAALGTLTGLDFLGFGLPPSYPSLGELALQGKNNLTSPHLAISAFVTLTLLLSLMVFIFEGVRDAFDPRKTFA, encoded by the coding sequence ATGCTCCGCCTCGACCCGCTGAACCAGCGCCGCTGGCGGAACTTCCGCAACAACCGCCGCGCCTACTGGTCGCTGATCATATTCTCGGTGCTGTTCGTGCTCTGCCTGTTCGCGGAACTCATCGCGAACGACAAGCCGCTCCTGGTGTCCTATCGCGGCGATCTCTACACGCCGGTCTTCACCTTCTATCCCGAGACCACCTTCGGCGGGGATTTCGCGACCGCGCCCGACTACCTGGACCCGGTGATCGGCTGCCTGATCGAGACCGGGGGGCTGGAGGCCTGCTTCGACGACCCCGAGGGCGTGCGCATGGAGGCCGCCTCGGGCAGCTTCGAGGGGCAGGCGGTGGAGTCGGGCTGGATGCTCTGGCCGCCGATCCCCTATTCCTTCAACACGATCAACTACGACGTGGAACGCGCGCCCTCGCCGCCCGACGCGAACCACTGGCTGGGCACCGACGACCAGACCCGCGACGTGCTGGCCCGGGTGATCTACGGCTTCCGCATCTCGGTGATCTTCGCGCTGGTGGTGACCTTCTGCTCGTCGGTGATGGGGGTCGCGGCGGGCGCGGTGCAGGGCTATTTCGGCGGCTGGCTGGATCTCATCTTCCAGCGGCTGATCGAGATCTGGGCCGCGACGCCCGCGCTTTACGTCATCATCATCATGGGCGCGATCTTTACCATGAACTTCACGCTGCTGACGGTGCTGATCGTGCTCTTTTCCTGGACGGCCCTGGTGGGGGTGGTGCGCGCGGAATTCCTGCGCGCGCGCAACTTCGAGTATGTCCGCGCCGCGCGCGCGCTGGGCGTGTCGGACGGCACGATCATGTTCCGCCATGTCCTGCCCAACGCGATGGTGGCGACCGTGACGCTGCTGCCGTTCCTGATCACGGCGGCGCTCGGCACGCTGACGGGGCTGGATTTCCTGGGCTTCGGGCTGCCCCCCTCCTACCCGTCGCTGGGAGAGCTGGCGCTTCAGGGCAAGAACAACCTGACCAGCCCGCACCTGGCGATCTCGGCCTTCGTCACGCTGACGCTGCTGCTGTCGCTGATGGTGTTCATCTTCGAGGGGGTGCGCGACGCCTTCGACCCCAGAAAGACCTTCGCATGA
- a CDS encoding hydantoinase B/oxoprolinase family protein: MGAWDFWIDRGGTFTDIVAKDPEGRLSTAKYLSENPEVYDDAALHGIRRFLGLGPRDRIPLARIGSVKMGTTVATNALLERKGEPLVLVTTQGLGQQLRLGYQHRPKLFERHIHLPEMLYSRVIEARERVRADGTVEVPLDEGHLRASLSEARATGLDACAIVFVHGYRHRAHEAAAGRIARDLGFAQVSVSHEVSPLMKMVSRGDTTVVDAYLTPILRRYVDRVAAAFDGDPGGRLMFMQSSGGLTDAQLFQGKDAILSGPAGGVVGAVRSSAIAGEKRIIGFDMGGTSTDVCHYAGDYERVLNTEVAGVRITAPMMHIHTVAAGGGSLLTFDGTRMRVGPESAGANPGPACYGRGGPLAVTDANVLTGRLLPEFFPAIFGPEADRPLDVAATRAKFETLAAEIGMSPEAAAEGFLTIAVENMANAVKKISVQRGHDVSGYCLTVFGGAGAQHACAIADTLGMTRCLVHPLASLLSAYGMGLADIRATRSEAVEAPLDATGRLAAAARLDGLGSAVLTEVEGQGVPEARIALAMTLHLKVKGTDTALPIPFGDLDEMRAAFATAHRARFGFDPGDVPLVIEAVTAEAVGAAGDMAEMENPTEERPEDAFDTALTAPVFIAGDWRDCRFVRREAMRPGDRLTGPAVLVEPHTSILVEPGWQARITAHDHVSLVRIETRPKRIAVGTEADPIMLEVFNNLYMSIAEQMGAVLENTAASVTIKERLDFSCAVFDAAGDLIANAPHMPVHLGSMGASVKAIIAQNPDMVPGDVYCLNAPYNGGTHLPDITVVTPVWDDAGKRVLFFNAARGHHTDVGGLTPGSMPPDSRTIHDEGAYIDNWKLVDRGRFREAETRDLLTSGRWPVRAVDINIADLKAQVASCEKGAQELRRMVAQFGLPVVEAYMRHVQDNAEECVRRAIATLRDAEYVYPMDPDFDGTPREVRVRITVDPADRSAVIDFTGTTPQLATNYNAPEPVTMAAVLYVFRLLVDDDIPMNEGVMKPLRVILPGGTMLSPEYPAAVIAGNVETSQAVTSALLLALGVQAAAQSSMNNTTWGNARHQYYETICGGSGAGRLADGAGHPGTSGVHTHMTNSRLTDPEVLEWRFPVVLEEFSIRKGSGGAGRWRGGDGTRRRTRFLEPMTLALLGGHRVVPPPGLEDGGPGAPGRSRVVRADGRVEDLRSADRTEVGPGDVYWLDTPSGGGFTPSDGH, translated from the coding sequence ATGGGCGCGTGGGATTTCTGGATCGACCGGGGCGGCACCTTTACCGACATCGTGGCGAAGGATCCCGAGGGCCGACTGTCCACCGCCAAGTATCTCTCGGAAAACCCCGAGGTCTATGACGACGCGGCGCTGCACGGCATCCGCCGCTTCCTCGGCCTCGGGCCGCGGGACAGGATCCCGCTCGCCCGCATCGGGTCGGTCAAGATGGGCACCACCGTCGCCACCAACGCCCTGCTGGAACGCAAGGGAGAGCCGCTGGTTCTGGTCACCACGCAGGGCCTGGGCCAGCAGCTGCGGCTGGGCTACCAGCATCGCCCCAAGCTGTTCGAGCGCCATATCCACCTGCCGGAAATGCTCTATTCCCGCGTGATCGAGGCGCGCGAGCGCGTCCGCGCCGACGGCACCGTCGAGGTGCCGCTGGACGAGGGGCACCTGCGCGCTTCCCTGTCGGAGGCGCGCGCCACAGGCCTCGATGCCTGCGCGATCGTCTTCGTGCACGGCTATCGCCACCGCGCGCACGAGGCCGCCGCCGGGCGCATCGCGCGCGATCTGGGCTTTGCGCAGGTCTCGGTCAGCCACGAGGTCAGCCCGCTGATGAAGATGGTCAGCCGCGGCGACACCACCGTGGTGGACGCCTACCTCACCCCCATCCTGCGCCGCTACGTCGACCGCGTCGCCGCCGCCTTCGACGGCGATCCGGGCGGGCGGCTGATGTTCATGCAATCCTCGGGCGGGCTGACGGACGCGCAGCTCTTCCAGGGCAAGGACGCGATCCTGTCTGGCCCCGCGGGCGGCGTCGTCGGCGCCGTGCGCAGTTCCGCCATAGCCGGCGAGAAGCGGATCATCGGCTTCGACATGGGCGGCACCTCGACCGACGTGTGCCATTACGCGGGCGACTACGAGCGGGTGCTGAACACAGAAGTCGCCGGCGTGCGCATCACCGCGCCGATGATGCACATCCACACGGTCGCGGCGGGCGGCGGATCACTCCTGACCTTCGACGGCACGCGCATGCGGGTCGGCCCCGAAAGCGCCGGCGCCAATCCCGGCCCCGCCTGCTACGGGCGCGGCGGGCCGCTTGCCGTGACGGACGCGAACGTGCTGACCGGGCGGCTGCTCCCCGAGTTCTTCCCGGCCATCTTCGGCCCCGAGGCGGACCGGCCGCTCGACGTGGCGGCCACGCGGGCGAAGTTCGAGACGCTGGCCGCTGAAATCGGCATGAGCCCCGAGGCCGCGGCCGAGGGCTTCCTGACCATCGCCGTCGAGAACATGGCCAACGCCGTGAAGAAGATCTCCGTCCAGCGCGGCCACGATGTCAGCGGCTACTGCCTGACGGTGTTCGGCGGGGCCGGCGCGCAGCATGCCTGCGCCATCGCCGACACGCTGGGCATGACGCGCTGCCTGGTGCATCCGCTCGCCTCGCTCCTTTCGGCCTATGGCATGGGGCTGGCCGACATCCGCGCCACCCGCTCCGAGGCGGTGGAGGCGCCGCTCGACGCGACCGGCCGGCTTGCTGCGGCGGCGCGGCTCGACGGGCTGGGCTCGGCCGTTCTGACCGAGGTGGAGGGGCAGGGCGTGCCCGAGGCGCGGATCGCTCTTGCCATGACGCTGCACCTGAAGGTGAAGGGAACCGACACCGCGCTGCCGATCCCCTTCGGCGACCTGGACGAGATGCGCGCGGCCTTTGCCACGGCCCACCGCGCCCGCTTCGGCTTCGATCCGGGCGATGTCCCGCTGGTCATCGAGGCCGTCACCGCCGAAGCGGTGGGTGCCGCCGGCGACATGGCCGAGATGGAAAACCCGACCGAGGAACGCCCCGAGGATGCCTTTGACACCGCACTCACAGCCCCCGTCTTCATCGCGGGCGACTGGCGCGACTGCCGTTTCGTCCGCCGCGAGGCGATGCGCCCCGGCGACCGCCTGACCGGACCCGCGGTGCTGGTCGAGCCGCACACCTCGATCCTGGTCGAACCCGGCTGGCAGGCGCGGATCACGGCGCATGACCACGTCTCGCTGGTGCGCATCGAGACGCGGCCGAAGCGGATTGCCGTGGGGACCGAGGCCGACCCGATCATGCTCGAGGTGTTCAACAACCTCTACATGTCGATCGCCGAGCAGATGGGCGCGGTGCTGGAAAACACCGCCGCCAGCGTCACCATCAAGGAACGGCTGGATTTCTCCTGCGCGGTCTTCGACGCCGCGGGCGACCTGATCGCCAACGCGCCCCACATGCCGGTGCACCTGGGGTCCATGGGGGCCAGCGTGAAGGCCATCATCGCCCAGAACCCCGACATGGTTCCGGGCGACGTCTATTGCCTGAACGCGCCCTACAACGGCGGCACCCATCTGCCCGACATCACCGTGGTCACACCGGTCTGGGACGACGCGGGCAAGCGCGTGCTGTTCTTCAACGCCGCCCGCGGGCATCACACCGACGTGGGCGGGCTGACCCCCGGATCCATGCCGCCCGACAGCCGCACCATCCATGACGAAGGCGCCTATATCGACAACTGGAAACTGGTCGATCGCGGCCGCTTCCGCGAGGCCGAGACCCGCGACCTGCTGACCTCCGGCCGCTGGCCGGTACGCGCGGTGGACATCAACATCGCGGACCTGAAAGCGCAGGTCGCCTCGTGCGAGAAGGGGGCGCAGGAATTGCGGCGCATGGTGGCCCAGTTCGGCCTGCCCGTGGTCGAGGCCTACATGCGCCACGTCCAGGACAACGCCGAGGAATGCGTGCGCCGCGCCATAGCCACCCTGCGCGACGCGGAATACGTCTATCCCATGGACCCGGATTTCGACGGCACGCCCCGCGAGGTGCGGGTCCGCATCACCGTCGACCCCGCCGACCGCTCGGCCGTGATCGACTTCACCGGCACGACGCCCCAGCTTGCCACCAACTACAACGCGCCCGAGCCCGTCACCATGGCGGCCGTGCTCTATGTCTTCCGGCTGCTCGTCGATGACGACATCCCGATGAACGAAGGGGTGATGAAACCGCTCAGGGTGATCCTGCCCGGGGGCACCATGCTCAGCCCCGAATACCCGGCCGCGGTGATCGCCGGCAATGTCGAGACGAGCCAGGCCGTCACCTCGGCGCTGCTGCTGGCGCTGGGCGTGCAGGCGGCGGCGCAGTCCTCGATGAACAACACCACCTGGGGCAATGCCCGCCACCAGTATTACGAGACGATCTGCGGCGGCTCGGGCGCGGGGCGGCTGGCCGATGGCGCTGGCCATCCCGGCACCTCGGGGGTGCATACCCACATGACCAACTCGCGCCTGACCGACCCGGAGGTGCTGGAATGGCGCTTCCCGGTGGTGCTGGAGGAGTTTTCCATCCGCAAGGGTTCCGGCGGGGCGGGGCGCTGGCGCGGCGGCGACGGGACGCGGCGGCGCACCCGGTTTCTGGAACCGATGACGCTGGCACTGTTGGGCGGCCACCGGGTGGTGCCGCCGCCGGGGCTGGAAGACGGCGGGCCGGGCGCCCCGGGCCGCTCGCGCGTGGTGCGCGCGGACGGACGGGTTGAGGACCTGCGCTCGGCCGACCGGACGGAAGTGGGGCCCGGCGATGTCTACTGGCTCGACACGCCCTCGGGCGGGGGGTTCACCCCGTCGGACGGGCACTGA
- a CDS encoding endonuclease/exonuclease/phosphatase family protein → MRIATWNVEWFAELFDARDNLLADDGPGGREGVSRKVQADAIAQVLARIDADLTVIIEAPNTGHTQRTERALGRFAAAYGLRQSAALIGFANTTHQEIAALYDPSRLSLRHDPLESPRAPRFDQSFEVDTDVDDHAEAHVFSKPPLELELTAPGIAPPLRLIGVHAKSKAPHNANGMARADEVSILNRRKQLAQCIWIRRRVEAMIAAGMPVIVLGDLNDGPGLDHYEHLFGHSSVEVVMGDPAHPETELYDPHANAWRNPRQGFTMGTARFYHRDFQRYVHALLDYVMVSRDILERHRPRWRIWHPFDDPRIHADAPFRDALIAASDHYPVSVDLA, encoded by the coding sequence ATGCGGATCGCGACCTGGAACGTCGAATGGTTCGCCGAGCTGTTCGACGCCCGGGACAACCTGCTGGCCGATGACGGGCCGGGCGGGCGCGAGGGCGTCAGCCGCAAGGTGCAGGCGGATGCGATCGCGCAGGTGCTGGCGCGGATCGACGCGGACCTGACCGTCATCATCGAGGCGCCGAACACCGGTCACACCCAGCGCACCGAACGGGCGCTGGGCCGCTTTGCCGCCGCCTATGGCCTGCGCCAGAGCGCGGCGCTGATCGGTTTCGCCAACACCACCCACCAGGAGATCGCGGCGCTTTACGACCCCTCGCGGCTGTCGCTCAGGCATGATCCGCTGGAGAGCCCGCGCGCGCCCCGCTTCGATCAGAGCTTCGAGGTGGACACGGATGTGGACGACCATGCCGAGGCGCATGTCTTTTCGAAGCCGCCGCTGGAACTGGAGCTGACAGCGCCGGGGATCGCCCCGCCCCTGCGGCTGATCGGGGTGCATGCGAAGTCCAAGGCGCCGCACAACGCGAACGGCATGGCCAGGGCGGACGAGGTGTCGATCCTGAACCGCCGCAAGCAGCTGGCGCAGTGCATCTGGATCCGCCGCCGGGTGGAGGCGATGATCGCGGCCGGCATGCCGGTGATCGTGCTGGGCGACCTGAACGACGGCCCGGGGCTGGATCACTACGAGCACCTGTTCGGTCATTCCTCGGTCGAGGTGGTGATGGGCGACCCGGCGCATCCCGAGACCGAGCTTTACGACCCCCATGCCAACGCCTGGCGCAACCCGCGGCAGGGCTTCACCATGGGGACCGCGCGGTTCTATCACCGCGACTTCCAGCGCTATGTCCATGCCTTGCTGGATTACGTCATGGTCAGCCGGGACATACTGGAGCGCCATCGCCCGCGCTGGCGGATCTGGCATCCCTTCGACGATCCGCGGATCCATGCGGATGCGCCGTTCCGGGACGCGCTGATCGCCGCATCGGATCATTACCCGGTTTCCGTCGATCTGGCGTGA